A window of the Amycolatopsis solani genome harbors these coding sequences:
- a CDS encoding AIPR family protein: MRSGQTGDEAAVDVSGGSRRGREMPLEVQHIRDALRREFTSRISMADYEGRAGTDFDNAFLSRALAARAARILTDCSSDEAAAGVIDGRDDFGIDAVAFSASGSELWLIQAKWSDRGQAGFNTAAAHKLIHGLKKLDNRDFDQFNVRLQSLADRVRGVLGLPTCKVFLIVAVVGEGRLSEETEAILKEAAIDFGGWGRTVEHRVLNQAAFHRAVREDLAPEPITIVATMSEGWHSRETPYQAFDGLVCVEELANWYADHGERLYDRNVRRSLGLTGVNQTLVESLTDDPQGFWYRHNGITVQCNTIEQEFFAQRGPSKPVRLTLHNASVVNGAQTVTSAYRAYERTPDALGEAFVTVRIISVNGTPEGFAKEITKATNTQNHMERRDFIAIDETQSLIREDFRLTLDKEYVFKRGEIDPAPASGCSVREAATALACAYPDPILAVRVNGSTEALWEEGPGGAYTRLFGKQPNACQIWRTVLLMRAVRDALHDVRSTLSGRSASIAESGALLIAHIVFQLVGTDGIEEIDSEWESGLNEVPALVEGVLAQLIPLMDHFFGEGSYVTSTFANEQRCQQLVTGVLQALAEGTNVRDLTTFQSDIPKPRRRPSTVSLIIDHNLIPAGTRLEYQPSPTEEQAIGIWLRNGQGRSFATWVDDRRRPLLWEADGQRYSPSGLVTQIWRKADWREAWSAVQGPKQWYVPGEGSLVEIAERLWQRIITEEWSRERETTKDADS, from the coding sequence ATGCGAAGCGGGCAGACAGGGGACGAGGCAGCAGTGGACGTTAGTGGCGGCAGTCGACGCGGCCGAGAGATGCCCTTAGAGGTTCAGCACATCCGCGATGCATTGAGGCGCGAGTTCACATCGCGAATTTCAATGGCAGATTACGAGGGCCGCGCCGGCACTGATTTCGATAACGCATTTCTGTCGCGCGCACTAGCTGCCAGAGCCGCCCGCATACTTACAGATTGCTCATCCGACGAGGCCGCAGCTGGCGTTATTGACGGACGCGACGATTTCGGCATTGACGCTGTCGCCTTCTCCGCATCGGGATCCGAACTTTGGCTGATTCAAGCAAAATGGAGCGACCGCGGGCAAGCAGGCTTCAATACAGCTGCAGCGCATAAATTAATACACGGCCTTAAGAAACTTGATAACCGCGATTTCGACCAGTTCAACGTACGCCTTCAGTCACTCGCCGACAGAGTCCGCGGAGTCTTAGGTCTGCCGACATGCAAGGTCTTCCTTATTGTAGCCGTCGTCGGCGAAGGACGACTCTCCGAGGAGACCGAGGCGATCCTAAAGGAAGCAGCAATCGATTTCGGCGGCTGGGGACGCACGGTCGAACACCGAGTACTAAACCAAGCAGCTTTTCATCGTGCGGTTCGCGAAGACCTAGCTCCCGAGCCAATAACGATCGTCGCCACAATGTCGGAAGGTTGGCATTCGCGAGAGACCCCCTATCAAGCTTTTGACGGACTCGTGTGCGTGGAAGAGTTAGCGAACTGGTACGCCGACCACGGCGAACGGCTTTACGATCGTAACGTGCGCCGATCGTTGGGGCTAACCGGCGTCAACCAGACTCTAGTCGAAAGCTTGACCGACGATCCACAAGGGTTCTGGTATCGACACAATGGGATTACCGTCCAGTGCAATACCATTGAACAGGAATTCTTTGCTCAGCGCGGCCCAAGCAAGCCTGTGCGATTGACCCTACACAACGCGAGCGTCGTGAACGGGGCTCAAACCGTAACATCAGCCTACCGCGCGTACGAACGCACCCCAGATGCACTAGGCGAAGCCTTCGTTACTGTACGAATTATATCGGTCAATGGCACGCCCGAAGGGTTCGCCAAGGAGATTACCAAGGCCACCAACACTCAAAATCACATGGAACGACGCGACTTCATCGCTATCGATGAAACGCAGAGTTTGATCCGAGAGGACTTTCGGCTCACTCTCGACAAAGAGTACGTTTTTAAGCGTGGTGAAATCGACCCAGCCCCTGCATCTGGCTGCTCAGTGCGCGAAGCCGCAACCGCCCTGGCCTGCGCATATCCAGATCCAATATTAGCCGTGAGAGTTAATGGATCCACAGAGGCACTCTGGGAGGAAGGCCCCGGCGGGGCGTACACAAGGCTATTCGGCAAACAACCGAACGCGTGCCAGATCTGGCGTACCGTGCTACTGATGCGTGCAGTACGGGACGCTCTTCATGACGTGCGCTCAACACTTTCTGGGCGCTCGGCCTCGATTGCCGAGAGCGGTGCATTACTCATCGCCCACATAGTATTCCAACTTGTGGGAACCGATGGCATCGAGGAGATAGACTCGGAGTGGGAATCAGGCTTGAATGAGGTGCCGGCTCTCGTAGAGGGGGTACTGGCACAGTTGATACCGCTGATGGACCATTTTTTTGGTGAAGGCAGCTATGTTACCAGCACCTTCGCCAACGAACAGCGGTGTCAGCAATTGGTGACCGGTGTACTGCAGGCGCTCGCTGAAGGCACTAACGTGCGCGATCTGACCACCTTCCAGTCAGATATCCCGAAACCCCGTCGACGTCCCAGCACCGTCTCCCTGATTATCGACCACAATCTCATCCCCGCAGGAACTCGCCTTGAATATCAGCCGAGCCCAACTGAAGAGCAGGCTATTGGAATTTGGTTGAGAAATGGTCAAGGTCGCTCCTTCGCAACCTGGGTAGATGATCGACGCAGGCCACTCTTATGGGAAGCGGATGGTCAGCGTTATTCACCAAGTGGGCTTGTCACGCAGATCTGGCGCAAGGCGGACTGGAGAGAGGCATGGAGTGCCGTCCAAGGACCGAAACAGTGGTACGTACCAGGCGAGGGTTCTCTCGTTGAGATAGCGGAACGACTTTGGCAGCGAATCATTACAGAGGAATGGTCACGAGAGCGAGAAACGACCAAGGATGCGGATTCGTAA
- the hsdR gene encoding type I restriction-modification system endonuclease → MANDQSDLVQRLAAASANFGYMLPLEPLLVRYGAGAELHVFTDPNVALYKMRQFAEVLVQCLAVESGHQINPRTDLATLIETLYQRQLLPGDVYHLFERIRRSGNRAVHRHLDDQREALTCLHGCFQLGVWFHQTLGQPSSARPESFIPPARPADFTSDEVADLRRDLEKLRDDLVRAWSASQAATDQAHSEAEARQQAEAMVIQTRDDLQVAFDLALETEQALSRAQEEYNARLADLEVAREGLTAAERNDVVQRAIRASGRVRLSEAQTRAVIDEQLRAAGWEVDSERLRHGLGARPVAGKNMAIAEWPTSSGPADYILFCGLTPVGAVEAKAESRDVSGDLGQARRYSRDLSNLEPQSVARGPWGDFKVPFLFATNGRPYLEQLRTASGLWFQDVRRPTNLPRPRREWPSPTTLWQSMALDRSNADEALRNDSSFAPRLREYQREAIAEVEKHIVDGIRAMLVAMATGTGKTVTCLGFVERMLRNERFNRILFLVDRLALGEQAEGKFKSEIVHSVNTLAQIYDVATIDKPQIDAETRLHIATVQSMVHRLADHDSGQARLDPDLYDCIVVDECHRGYSLDRAMTPGELEFRSEAEYQSEYRRVLDHFDAVKIGLTATPAAHTVAIFGDPIYTYPYRRAVIEGYLIDHEPPTQIATQLNTFGIHLDRGTEANILDLETGQVELHQLQDELNFEVDDFNRRVITPGFNDAVCRELAQEITPGEDGKTIIFCVNDAHADLVVDSLNRALEDLWGEIDGELVMKITSRSDRPQRLIRRFRNERTPQVAVTVDLLTTGVDIPKVDKLVFIRRVRSRILFEQMLGRATRPCPEIGKETFRIYDAVGLYAALKPLTSMQPVIANISITAEQLTAELIDADRPEHVQVIAEQLAARLQRRLPRLTAEAAEAFARLTARSPADFIDEVIRAGDFEQLVSAFTRIPELAVLVERGVVLTSRQAVIDERQDEVIASRRDYGNSIQPAEYLQSFRRLLQDLSDVPSLDIALRTPSELSRKQLSELLTALETRGFTEANLRTAVREVTNRDFGAKMIGYVLHFGRGLPLVPFEHRVDAATDAVLSSEVVRWTTMRRNLLKKIAAALKAQGYLDRQLLDDGQFRQEFGGFTRLDRAFDGQLNQVLNHLTEQVWADTGVSER, encoded by the coding sequence GTGGCGAACGATCAGTCGGACCTGGTTCAACGGCTCGCAGCGGCGTCGGCCAACTTCGGCTACATGCTGCCGCTGGAGCCGCTCCTTGTGCGGTACGGCGCCGGCGCCGAACTCCACGTGTTCACCGATCCGAACGTCGCCCTGTACAAGATGCGACAGTTCGCGGAAGTCCTGGTCCAATGTCTCGCTGTGGAGAGCGGTCACCAGATCAACCCGCGAACCGACCTCGCTACTCTGATCGAGACCCTATACCAGAGGCAACTGCTCCCCGGCGACGTCTACCACCTGTTCGAGCGCATCCGCCGATCAGGCAATCGGGCGGTCCACCGCCACTTGGATGATCAGCGTGAGGCGCTGACATGTCTCCACGGCTGCTTCCAACTCGGGGTATGGTTCCACCAGACTCTGGGGCAGCCGTCGTCCGCACGACCCGAGTCGTTCATTCCTCCAGCTCGACCGGCGGACTTCACGTCCGACGAGGTCGCCGACCTAAGGCGCGACCTCGAAAAACTCCGAGACGATCTCGTCCGTGCCTGGTCTGCATCACAGGCGGCCACCGACCAGGCACACTCCGAAGCCGAAGCCCGCCAGCAGGCCGAAGCCATGGTCATTCAGACCCGCGATGATCTCCAGGTCGCGTTTGACCTGGCTCTGGAGACCGAGCAAGCTCTCAGCCGGGCCCAGGAGGAGTACAACGCCAGGCTTGCCGATCTTGAGGTGGCGCGGGAGGGGCTGACCGCCGCCGAGCGGAACGATGTAGTTCAGCGGGCGATCCGCGCGTCTGGCCGGGTGCGGCTAAGCGAGGCCCAGACCAGGGCCGTGATCGACGAGCAGCTCCGCGCTGCGGGGTGGGAAGTCGACTCGGAGAGGCTGCGTCATGGCCTCGGTGCTCGACCGGTCGCCGGGAAGAACATGGCCATCGCGGAGTGGCCGACGTCCTCGGGGCCGGCGGACTACATTCTGTTCTGTGGGCTCACCCCCGTCGGCGCGGTCGAAGCCAAGGCTGAGTCGCGAGACGTGTCCGGTGACCTCGGACAGGCTAGGCGTTACAGTCGGGATCTGAGCAACCTCGAGCCGCAGTCAGTGGCTAGGGGGCCGTGGGGCGACTTCAAGGTGCCGTTCCTGTTCGCCACGAACGGACGGCCGTATTTGGAGCAGCTGAGAACTGCTTCCGGCCTGTGGTTCCAGGACGTCCGCCGACCCACCAATTTGCCCCGGCCCCGCCGCGAGTGGCCTTCTCCCACCACGCTCTGGCAGTCAATGGCCCTCGACCGTAGCAACGCCGACGAGGCACTCCGCAACGACTCCAGCTTCGCCCCTCGGCTTCGCGAGTACCAACGCGAGGCGATTGCAGAGGTGGAGAAGCACATCGTCGACGGCATCCGGGCAATGCTGGTCGCGATGGCAACTGGCACCGGCAAGACGGTTACCTGCCTGGGCTTCGTCGAGCGCATGCTCCGAAACGAGCGGTTCAACCGCATCTTGTTCCTAGTGGACCGTCTGGCCTTGGGCGAACAGGCGGAGGGGAAGTTCAAGAGCGAGATCGTCCACAGCGTCAATACGCTAGCTCAGATTTACGACGTCGCGACCATCGACAAACCACAGATCGACGCCGAGACCCGACTACACATCGCGACCGTGCAGTCGATGGTGCACCGACTCGCTGACCACGACTCCGGCCAGGCCCGTCTCGATCCCGACCTGTACGATTGCATCGTCGTCGACGAGTGCCACCGCGGCTACTCGCTGGACAGGGCCATGACTCCGGGCGAGCTCGAGTTCCGCTCTGAGGCCGAGTATCAGAGCGAGTACCGCCGCGTACTCGATCACTTCGACGCCGTGAAGATCGGCCTAACGGCGACACCTGCCGCGCACACCGTCGCCATCTTCGGCGACCCGATCTACACCTACCCCTATCGGCGGGCCGTGATCGAGGGCTACCTCATCGACCACGAACCGCCCACCCAAATCGCGACGCAGCTCAACACCTTCGGCATTCACCTCGACCGCGGTACAGAAGCGAACATCCTCGACCTCGAGACCGGCCAAGTCGAGCTGCACCAACTCCAGGACGAGCTGAACTTCGAGGTCGACGACTTCAACCGTCGGGTGATCACACCCGGCTTCAACGACGCTGTTTGCCGGGAACTCGCCCAAGAAATCACTCCCGGCGAAGATGGCAAAACCATCATCTTCTGCGTGAACGACGCGCATGCCGACCTAGTCGTCGACTCTCTTAACCGTGCGCTCGAGGATCTCTGGGGAGAGATCGACGGCGAACTGGTCATGAAGATCACTAGCAGGTCGGACCGGCCACAACGTCTGATCCGGCGATTCCGCAACGAACGGACTCCGCAGGTCGCCGTGACCGTAGACCTGCTCACGACAGGGGTCGACATCCCAAAGGTCGACAAGCTGGTCTTCATCCGCCGGGTACGCAGCAGGATCCTTTTCGAGCAGATGCTCGGCCGGGCGACGCGGCCGTGTCCCGAAATCGGGAAGGAGACGTTCCGCATCTACGACGCGGTCGGACTCTACGCGGCCTTGAAACCACTGACGTCGATGCAGCCGGTCATCGCAAACATCAGCATCACGGCCGAGCAGTTGACCGCCGAACTGATCGACGCCGATCGTCCCGAGCATGTCCAAGTAATCGCCGAACAGCTTGCGGCTCGGTTGCAGCGGCGGCTCCCGAGGTTGACCGCCGAAGCAGCCGAGGCGTTCGCACGGCTCACGGCGCGTTCGCCCGCTGACTTCATCGACGAAGTCATCCGGGCCGGTGACTTCGAGCAGCTCGTCTCCGCCTTCACCCGGATCCCTGAACTGGCTGTCCTCGTCGAGCGCGGAGTAGTCCTTACATCCCGCCAAGCGGTGATCGACGAGCGGCAAGACGAGGTCATCGCGTCCCGCCGCGACTACGGGAACTCGATCCAGCCGGCCGAATATCTCCAGTCGTTCCGACGCCTACTACAGGACCTGAGCGATGTCCCGTCGCTTGACATCGCTTTGAGGACGCCGAGTGAGTTGTCTCGGAAGCAATTGAGCGAGTTGCTTACGGCGCTGGAAACGCGCGGTTTCACCGAGGCGAACCTTCGCACCGCCGTACGCGAGGTCACCAACCGCGACTTCGGCGCAAAGATGATCGGCTACGTCCTCCACTTCGGCCGAGGCCTTCCTCTGGTGCCTTTCGAGCACCGTGTCGACGCGGCAACCGACGCAGTGCTATCCAGCGAAGTCGTACGTTGGACGACGATGCGACGGAACTTGCTGAAGAAGATCGCAGCCGCCTTGAAGGCCCAAGGATACCTCGACCGACAACTACTCGACGACGGACAGTTCCGTCAGGAATTTGGTGGCTTCACACGACTCGATCGTGCATTTGACGGCCAGCTTAATCAGGTGCTAAACCATCTAACCGAACAGGTCTGGGCCGACACCGGCGTGAGCGAAAGATGA